One Kitasatospora sp. MAP12-44 DNA segment encodes these proteins:
- a CDS encoding GNAT family N-acetyltransferase, producing the protein MTEDSKTSVRLAGTTDAAAIATIHMTSRAATMPYLPPQKRTHDQVTRWVEDVLLKESRTWVAVRDAEILGYAAVEGDLLGYLYLRPDTRRQGVGTLLLEEVKQHSPGGVSLHVFQQNTEARAFYEHHGFTVLDTNDGDRNMENLPDMTLRWTPDNTR; encoded by the coding sequence GTGACTGAAGACAGCAAGACGAGCGTGCGGCTCGCGGGCACCACGGACGCGGCGGCGATCGCCACCATCCACATGACCTCCCGTGCGGCGACCATGCCGTACCTGCCCCCGCAGAAGCGCACCCACGACCAGGTGACCCGGTGGGTCGAGGACGTCCTGCTCAAGGAGTCCCGCACCTGGGTCGCGGTGCGCGACGCGGAGATCCTCGGCTACGCCGCCGTCGAGGGCGACCTGCTCGGCTACCTCTACCTGCGCCCTGACACTCGCCGCCAGGGCGTCGGCACGCTGCTTCTGGAGGAGGTCAAGCAGCACAGCCCGGGCGGGGTGTCCCTGCACGTCTTCCAGCAGAACACCGAGGCCCGCGCGTTCTACGAGCACCACGGCTTCACGGTCCTCGACACCAACGACGGCGACCGCAACATGGAGAACCTCCCCGATATGACCCTCCGCTGGACACCCGACAACACGCGGTGA
- a CDS encoding sulfotransferase — MSSAPLALTLANLLLRPGFGSRRLPDRTFDRLVATTGQAEGDQQFVDDFRSLLRHWAGDENLTPVGWVSAQAHVRRHLTNRTRIRQLIAEHPEIEREPVEKPVFVVGLPRTATTLTHSVLSLSDEHRCPLLWELLTPDLDAPPRQRQQAVTAARRMVGGIDLFAPRFRDIHPLHAEGPDECTFALPHTVMPLSQARMPEYQAWHYERDFVPDYRHLKQVFQVLQYGRPRRRWVLKSPMHLENLDALRTVFPDATIVWTHRDPVAVVPSFCSLVEHGMAITVRPLDLHGIGATWLELLSRSMARGLASRAAVPREALVDVPYSWLGTDPAAGAPKLYESIGARWTAADAARLPDVTARPKGTRPHRYDLARYGLTRADVESAFADYNSLRAEVDQA; from the coding sequence GTGTCGTCCGCCCCGCTCGCCCTCACCCTGGCCAATCTGCTGCTCCGGCCGGGCTTCGGCTCCCGGCGCCTCCCCGACCGGACCTTCGACCGGCTCGTCGCCACGACCGGGCAGGCGGAGGGGGACCAGCAGTTCGTCGACGACTTCCGGTCGCTACTGCGCCACTGGGCGGGCGACGAGAACCTCACCCCGGTCGGCTGGGTGTCCGCGCAGGCGCACGTCCGCAGGCATCTCACCAACCGGACCCGGATCCGGCAGTTGATCGCCGAACACCCCGAGATCGAGCGGGAGCCCGTCGAGAAGCCGGTGTTCGTGGTGGGCCTGCCACGCACGGCCACCACACTCACCCACAGCGTGCTGTCCCTCTCGGACGAGCACCGCTGCCCGCTGCTCTGGGAGTTGCTCACACCCGACCTGGACGCGCCACCCCGGCAGCGGCAGCAGGCGGTGACCGCCGCGCGCCGGATGGTCGGCGGAATCGACCTGTTCGCCCCGCGCTTCCGCGACATCCACCCCCTGCACGCCGAGGGCCCCGACGAGTGCACCTTCGCGCTTCCGCACACCGTCATGCCGCTCTCCCAGGCCCGCATGCCCGAGTACCAGGCCTGGCACTACGAACGGGACTTCGTCCCCGACTACCGCCACCTCAAGCAGGTCTTCCAGGTGCTCCAGTACGGCCGTCCCCGACGCCGCTGGGTGCTGAAGTCCCCCATGCACCTGGAGAACCTCGACGCGCTGCGCACCGTCTTCCCCGACGCCACGATCGTGTGGACCCACCGCGACCCGGTCGCCGTCGTGCCGTCGTTCTGCAGCCTGGTCGAGCACGGCATGGCCATCACCGTCCGCCCCCTCGACCTGCACGGCATCGGCGCCACCTGGCTCGAACTGCTGAGCCGCTCGATGGCACGGGGTCTCGCGAGTCGGGCCGCGGTCCCCCGGGAGGCGCTGGTGGACGTCCCGTACTCCTGGCTCGGCACCGACCCGGCCGCGGGTGCCCCGAAGCTCTACGAGTCCATCGGCGCCCGATGGACCGCCGCCGACGCCGCCCGGCTCCCCGACGTCACCGCCCGCCCCAAGGGCACCCGCCCCCACCGCTACGACCTGGCGCGCTACGGCCTGACCCGCGCGGACGTCGAGTCGGCATTCGCCGACTACAACTCCCTGCGGGCCGAGGTCGACCAGGCCTGA
- a CDS encoding vitamin K epoxide reductase family protein: MRSETEAGTEAVVPARTAAAAPAAPSRGYAWVLCVAGAVGLAAAFVLTTDKIKLLQNPNYVPSCNINPIISCGSVMRTAQASVFGFPNSLLGLIGFAVVVATGVGVLGGARYRRWYWLGLQAGTVFGIVLIHWLIGQTLYSIGAVCPYCMVVWAATITLFWYTTLHNLRTGVIPVGRRLQPVVRELNRYHWVVPVLWYAGILLLVLNRFWSYWSTLI, from the coding sequence ATGAGATCCGAGACCGAGGCCGGCACCGAGGCCGTCGTGCCCGCCCGTACGGCTGCTGCCGCGCCCGCGGCGCCGTCGCGCGGCTACGCGTGGGTGCTGTGCGTGGCCGGGGCCGTGGGCCTGGCCGCCGCGTTCGTGCTGACCACTGACAAGATCAAACTGCTGCAGAACCCGAACTACGTTCCGAGCTGCAACATCAATCCGATCATCAGCTGCGGTTCGGTGATGCGCACCGCGCAGGCCTCGGTCTTCGGATTCCCCAACTCGCTGCTGGGCCTGATCGGCTTCGCGGTGGTGGTGGCGACCGGCGTCGGCGTGCTGGGCGGCGCCCGGTACCGGCGCTGGTACTGGCTCGGGCTGCAGGCCGGCACGGTCTTCGGCATCGTGCTGATCCACTGGCTGATCGGGCAGACGCTCTACTCGATCGGCGCGGTCTGCCCGTACTGCATGGTGGTCTGGGCCGCGACGATCACGCTCTTCTGGTACACCACCCTGCACAACCTGCGCACCGGGGTGATCCCGGTCGGCCGGCGCCTGCAGCCGGTGGTCCGCGAACTCAACCGCTACCACTGGGTGGTGCCGGTGCTCTGGTACGCGGGGATCCTGCTGCTGGTGCTCAACCGCTTCTGGTCGTACTGGAGCACGTTGATCTAG
- a CDS encoding HAD family hydrolase, whose product MIKPIELVIFDCDGVLVDSERIAARVQVALGAELGWPLTEDEVIDRFIGRSSVSIREQVAARLGEETAATWWERFEHLHREAVDAGLSPIEGLPEALDSIDLPTCVASSGSHEKMRHTLGRTGLYERFAGRIYSASEVSHGKPAPDLFLHAARQLGVDPAACVVVEDSRPGVQAARAAGMRAFGYAGGLTQAEQLEGPDTIVFDDMRKLPGLIAEQ is encoded by the coding sequence ATGATCAAGCCGATTGAACTGGTGATATTCGACTGTGACGGGGTGCTGGTCGACAGCGAGCGCATCGCCGCGCGCGTCCAGGTCGCGCTGGGGGCGGAACTCGGTTGGCCGCTGACCGAGGACGAGGTCATCGACCGGTTCATCGGACGCTCCAGTGTCTCCATCCGCGAGCAGGTCGCCGCGCGCCTCGGTGAGGAGACGGCCGCCACCTGGTGGGAACGCTTCGAACACCTCCACCGGGAGGCGGTGGACGCCGGGTTGTCCCCCATCGAGGGGCTGCCCGAGGCCCTGGACTCGATCGACCTGCCGACCTGCGTCGCCTCCAGCGGCTCCCACGAGAAGATGCGCCACACCCTCGGTCGTACCGGCCTGTACGAACGCTTCGCAGGTCGCATCTACAGCGCCAGCGAGGTCTCCCACGGCAAGCCTGCCCCTGACCTGTTCCTGCACGCCGCACGGCAGTTGGGCGTCGACCCGGCCGCGTGCGTGGTCGTCGAAGACAGCCGGCCGGGCGTCCAGGCGGCCCGCGCCGCAGGAATGCGAGCCTTCGGCTACGCGGGCGGGCTCACCCAGGCCGAGCAGCTCGAAGGACCCGACACCATCGTCTTCGACGACATGCGCAAACTGCCCGGCTTGATCGCCGAGCAGTAG
- a CDS encoding thioredoxin domain-containing protein produces MANNAKSNNPSKNNPKPGNPSEQQNDRRQRAYEARMREQRSEAIRRRIVLGVSATLVVAIAGGAVWAVNDAKSKKSGSSASAAANAQVVTPANTTGDGTVITYGKADAAHTLTVYEDFRCPICQKFETTDGQAVQQLADNGTYKIDYHVAAFLDDNLGGTGSINALAAAGAALNQSVDDFKKFHDVLYANQPDEQTDGFGNVNTLISLAAKVPGLNMDAFTAAVKANTYMPWAQKVAAQFNTSGVTGTPTLKLDGKALNVFGNSGPITPDQYTAMIKQQIGG; encoded by the coding sequence ATGGCCAACAACGCCAAGAGCAACAACCCCAGCAAGAACAACCCGAAGCCGGGCAACCCCTCCGAGCAGCAGAACGACCGCCGTCAGCGCGCCTACGAGGCCCGGATGCGCGAGCAGCGCTCCGAGGCGATACGGCGCCGGATCGTCCTCGGCGTCTCGGCCACCCTGGTGGTCGCGATCGCGGGCGGCGCGGTGTGGGCGGTCAACGACGCGAAGAGCAAGAAGTCGGGCAGCAGCGCCTCGGCCGCCGCGAACGCCCAGGTGGTGACCCCGGCGAACACCACCGGCGACGGCACGGTGATCACCTACGGCAAGGCCGACGCGGCGCACACCCTCACGGTGTACGAGGACTTCCGCTGCCCGATCTGCCAGAAGTTCGAGACCACCGACGGCCAGGCCGTCCAGCAGCTCGCGGACAACGGCACGTACAAGATCGACTACCACGTCGCCGCCTTCCTGGACGACAACCTGGGCGGCACCGGCTCGATCAACGCCCTGGCCGCGGCCGGTGCGGCGCTGAACCAGAGCGTGGACGACTTCAAGAAGTTCCACGACGTCCTCTACGCCAACCAGCCCGACGAGCAGACCGACGGCTTCGGCAACGTCAACACCCTGATCAGCCTGGCCGCCAAGGTGCCGGGTCTGAACATGGACGCCTTCACCGCCGCCGTCAAGGCGAACACGTATATGCCGTGGGCCCAGAAGGTCGCCGCGCAGTTCAACACCAGCGGCGTCACCGGCACCCCGACCCTCAAGCTCGACGGCAAGGCGCTGAACGTCTTCGGCAACAGCGGCCCGATCACCCCGGACCAGTACACGGCCATGATCAAGCAGCAGATAGGCGGCTGA
- a CDS encoding MerR family transcriptional regulator: MSANRPAAPLRLTVDELAARAGVTVRTLRFYSGRGLLPPPELGPRRVGLYGAEHLDRLELIEELQRLGLTLAAIERYLDQLPDDLSALDLAIHRALIAVWAPETAEQASVEQLSRRTGRELSRADLDQLVAMGALQRTDDEGLFTVDPGLLPLGARVLDLPIPLETIVTARAVVRLHSRAAAQELNRLFRETVWKPFRESAPAAAEVDRMRELTGQIEPLLTQALVTAFHRSLAEQLAEGSG; this comes from the coding sequence ATGTCCGCGAACCGGCCGGCCGCGCCCCTGCGCCTGACGGTGGACGAACTCGCCGCCCGGGCCGGGGTGACCGTGCGGACCCTGCGCTTCTACAGCGGCCGCGGCCTGCTCCCACCCCCCGAGCTCGGCCCGCGCCGGGTCGGCCTCTACGGCGCCGAGCACCTGGACCGGCTGGAGCTCATCGAGGAGCTGCAGCGGCTCGGCCTCACGCTGGCCGCGATCGAGCGCTACCTCGACCAACTCCCGGACGACCTCAGCGCCTTGGACCTCGCCATCCACCGCGCGCTGATCGCGGTCTGGGCCCCGGAGACCGCCGAGCAGGCGAGCGTCGAGCAGCTCTCCCGCCGCACCGGACGCGAGCTCTCGCGCGCCGACCTGGACCAGCTGGTGGCCATGGGCGCCCTCCAACGGACCGACGACGAGGGCCTGTTCACCGTCGACCCCGGCCTCCTCCCGCTGGGCGCACGGGTGTTGGACCTGCCGATCCCGCTGGAGACCATCGTCACCGCCCGCGCCGTGGTCCGCCTGCACAGCCGAGCCGCCGCGCAGGAGCTGAACCGGCTGTTCCGCGAGACCGTCTGGAAGCCCTTCCGGGAGAGCGCGCCGGCCGCCGCCGAAGTCGACCGCATGCGCGAACTCACCGGCCAGATAGAGCCGTTGCTGACCCAGGCCCTGGTCACCGCGTTCCACCGCTCGCTGGCCGAACAACTGGCGGAGGGCAGCGGGTAG
- a CDS encoding NAD(P)/FAD-dependent oxidoreductase, whose amino-acid sequence MVLGGGPTGENVADRTRAAGLSTAVVESELVGGECSYWACMPSKALLRPAAALAAAQAVAGSREAVTGTLDAAAVLARRDSFASNWKDDGQVSWLEGIGAVLVRGQGRLDGPRRVVVRTPEGGTRVLTARHAVVVCTGSRALLPTDVPGLAEAAPWTSREATSSPVVPRRLVIVGGGVVGVEMAAAWQALGSRVTLLVRGGGLLPRMEPFAGELVAAGLTEAGVIIRTGVSVTSVEREDGVLTVRLDAGDGLEAEELLYATGRAPRTDDLGLETVGLTPGAWLEVDDSCAVRGVEGDWLFAAGDVNHRALLTHQGKYQGRIAGAAIGELAHRRPLDTAAWGAHVATADAAAVPQVVFTEPEAASVGLTAAAAERAGLRIRVVDYDLGRVAGASLQADNYRGQARMVVDEERGCVVGATFVGPGAGELLHAATVAVVGQVPLARLWHAVPSYPTVGEIWLRLLETYRDTSRDAGDTSRDAAE is encoded by the coding sequence GTGGTCCTGGGCGGCGGCCCGACCGGCGAGAACGTCGCCGACCGCACCCGGGCCGCCGGGCTGAGCACCGCCGTGGTGGAGAGCGAGCTGGTCGGCGGCGAGTGCTCGTACTGGGCCTGCATGCCGAGCAAGGCGCTGCTGCGTCCGGCTGCGGCCCTGGCGGCCGCGCAGGCCGTCGCGGGCTCGCGCGAGGCGGTGACCGGGACGCTGGACGCCGCGGCCGTGCTGGCCCGCCGGGACTCCTTCGCCTCGAACTGGAAAGACGACGGGCAGGTCTCCTGGCTGGAGGGGATCGGCGCGGTGCTGGTCCGCGGCCAGGGGCGGCTGGACGGCCCGCGTCGGGTGGTGGTCCGCACGCCGGAGGGCGGCACGCGGGTGCTCACCGCCCGGCACGCCGTCGTCGTCTGTACCGGCAGCCGCGCGCTGCTGCCCACGGACGTCCCGGGGCTGGCCGAGGCCGCGCCGTGGACCAGCCGGGAGGCCACCAGCTCCCCCGTGGTGCCGCGTCGCCTGGTGATCGTCGGCGGCGGGGTGGTCGGGGTGGAGATGGCCGCGGCCTGGCAGGCGCTCGGCTCGCGGGTGACGCTGCTGGTGCGCGGCGGGGGGCTGCTGCCGCGGATGGAGCCGTTCGCCGGGGAGCTGGTCGCCGCCGGCCTGACCGAGGCTGGTGTGATCATCCGCACGGGCGTCTCGGTGACCTCGGTGGAGCGCGAGGACGGCGTACTGACCGTCCGCCTCGACGCCGGTGACGGCCTGGAGGCCGAGGAGCTGCTCTACGCCACCGGACGCGCGCCGCGCACCGATGACCTGGGCCTGGAGACGGTGGGCCTGACCCCCGGCGCCTGGCTGGAGGTGGACGACAGCTGCGCGGTGCGCGGGGTCGAGGGCGACTGGCTGTTCGCGGCCGGGGACGTCAACCACCGCGCGCTCCTCACCCACCAGGGCAAGTACCAGGGCCGGATCGCGGGAGCGGCGATCGGCGAGCTGGCGCACCGCCGTCCGCTGGACACCGCCGCCTGGGGCGCGCACGTGGCCACCGCCGACGCGGCCGCCGTGCCGCAGGTGGTCTTCACCGAGCCGGAGGCCGCCTCGGTCGGGCTGACGGCGGCCGCCGCCGAACGGGCCGGGCTGCGGATCCGGGTGGTCGACTACGACCTCGGCCGGGTGGCCGGGGCGTCGCTGCAGGCCGACAACTACCGCGGCCAGGCCCGCATGGTGGTGGACGAGGAGCGCGGCTGCGTGGTGGGCGCCACCTTCGTCGGGCCCGGCGCGGGCGAGCTGCTGCACGCCGCGACGGTCGCGGTGGTCGGCCAGGTGCCGCTGGCCCGGCTCTGGCACGCGGTGCCGTCCTACCCGACGGTCGGCGAGATCTGGCTGCGGCTGCTCGAGACCTATCGGGACACCTCCCGGGACGCCGGGGACACCTCTCGGGACGCTGCGGAATAG
- the trxA gene encoding thioredoxin: MTTVELTKDNFNDVVSKDSFVLIDFWASWCGPCRNFAPVYDKAAENHPDLVFGKVDTEAQQELAATFEITSIPTLMIVREGVVLFSQPGALPAPALEKLIQQAKALDMDEVRSSVAEQSS; the protein is encoded by the coding sequence ATGACTACAGTCGAGCTCACCAAGGACAACTTCAACGACGTCGTGTCCAAGGACTCCTTCGTCCTGATCGACTTCTGGGCGTCCTGGTGCGGTCCCTGCCGCAACTTCGCCCCGGTCTACGACAAGGCTGCCGAGAACCACCCCGATCTGGTCTTCGGCAAGGTGGACACGGAGGCGCAGCAGGAGCTGGCCGCCACCTTCGAGATCACCTCGATCCCCACGCTGATGATCGTGCGCGAGGGCGTGGTGCTCTTCTCGCAGCCCGGCGCGCTGCCGGCGCCGGCGTTGGAGAAGCTGATCCAGCAGGCGAAGGCGCTGGACATGGACGAGGTGCGCAGCTCGGTGGCGGAGCAGAGCTCCTGA
- a CDS encoding 2-oxoglutarate and iron-dependent oxygenase domain-containing protein produces the protein MSQQHTSTQHTSTQHTSAPANELPVIDLSAASGTPEQRAALHADLLKAATGVGFFHLTGHGITAAETTDLTSAMHAFFALPEADRMAISNLNSPHFRGYTRIGDERTGGRSDWRDQIDIGAELPAHRPAPGEPDYWWLEGPNQWPAGHPELRAAALHWIERLSSVAELLLHELLTAIGARPDFYDYAFAGHPHLRLKLVRYPGSAPNGNGQGVGAHKDYGFLTLLLTDSVPGLQVERADGSFLDVPSMPGAFVVNLGELLEVATDGFLKATNHRVVSPPGGRERYSVPFFYNPRLDAHIEPLDFPHAHHAPGATEDPANPLFAEFGRNELKGYLRAHPEVARRHHADLLVS, from the coding sequence ATGTCGCAGCAGCACACCTCCACGCAGCACACGTCCACGCAGCACACCTCCGCACCGGCCAACGAGCTTCCGGTGATCGACCTCTCCGCCGCCTCCGGCACCCCCGAGCAGCGTGCGGCGCTGCACGCGGACCTGCTCAAGGCGGCCACCGGGGTCGGCTTCTTCCACCTCACCGGTCACGGCATCACCGCCGCCGAGACCACGGACCTGACCAGCGCGATGCACGCCTTCTTCGCCCTCCCCGAGGCCGACCGGATGGCGATCAGCAACCTCAACTCACCGCATTTCCGGGGTTACACCAGGATCGGTGACGAGCGCACCGGCGGCCGCAGCGACTGGCGCGACCAGATCGACATAGGCGCCGAACTGCCCGCGCACCGCCCCGCCCCCGGTGAGCCCGACTACTGGTGGCTGGAGGGCCCCAACCAGTGGCCGGCCGGTCACCCCGAGCTGCGTGCCGCCGCCCTGCACTGGATCGAGCGGCTCAGCTCGGTCGCCGAGCTGCTGCTGCACGAGCTGCTGACCGCCATCGGCGCCCGTCCGGACTTCTACGACTACGCCTTCGCTGGCCACCCGCATCTGCGCCTCAAGCTGGTCCGCTACCCCGGCAGCGCCCCGAACGGCAACGGCCAGGGCGTGGGAGCGCACAAGGACTACGGGTTCCTGACCCTGCTGCTCACCGACAGCGTCCCCGGCCTGCAGGTGGAGCGCGCGGACGGCAGCTTCCTGGACGTGCCGTCGATGCCCGGCGCGTTCGTGGTCAACCTCGGCGAGCTGCTCGAAGTCGCCACCGACGGCTTCCTCAAGGCCACCAACCACCGGGTGGTCAGCCCGCCCGGGGGCCGCGAGCGCTACTCCGTGCCGTTCTTCTACAACCCGCGGCTGGACGCGCACATCGAGCCGCTGGACTTCCCGCACGCGCACCACGCGCCGGGCGCCACCGAGGATCCGGCCAACCCGCTCTTCGCCGAGTTCGGGCGCAACGAGCTGAAGGGATACCTGCGCGCCCATCCCGAGGTGGCCCGCCGGCACCACGCCGACCTGCTGGTCAGCTGA